A region of Candidatus Dadabacteria bacterium DNA encodes the following proteins:
- a CDS encoding GNAT family N-acetyltransferase — protein MNVPKVEPSVPEDFESVAEMEKLCFERDAWPAAALKEEMSGGFARRSTVVRGADGRAVAYCICRTLMNETEIYKLAVHPLHRRRGLAKLLLRDALARAGGGRVMLEVATDNMDAIFLYCGMGFRAVGERRKYYGGSGRDAVVMSLETS, from the coding sequence TTGAACGTTCCGAAGGTTGAGCCCTCAGTTCCGGAAGACTTTGAGTCCGTGGCGGAGATGGAGAAGTTGTGCTTTGAGAGGGACGCCTGGCCCGCCGCCGCTCTCAAAGAGGAAATGTCCGGCGGTTTTGCCCGCCGCTCCACCGTGGTCAGGGGAGCGGACGGACGGGCGGTCGCCTACTGCATATGCCGGACGCTGATGAACGAGACCGAGATATACAAACTTGCCGTCCATCCGCTGCACCGGAGACGGGGGCTTGCAAAGCTGCTGCTTCGGGACGCGCTTGCCCGCGCGGGCGGCGGGCGGGTGATGCTTGAGGTCGCAACGGACAACATGGACGCAATTTTTCTTTACTGCGGCATGGGATTCCGCGCCGTGGGCGAGCGGCGGAAATACTACGGCGGCAGCGGGCGGGACGCGGTCGTAATGTCGCTGGAGACAAGTTAG
- a CDS encoding polyprenyl synthetase family protein yields the protein MRTAPIISEEMRLVEEEIARNCVSGADLVNSVSSYIAGGGGKRLRPSVLLLSSGLCGLEEGDGRIACAAAVELTHIASLLHDDVVDNASMRRGRKSSNAVWGNKSPVLTGDMLLIRAMNLILSCGDMKLAGVYCAAAERMIEGEAFEVMGGKEMLEMDESSCMRIITEKTASLIECCAVMGAMLAGEANGRAEALAGYGLNLGIAFQLADDALDYCSTTEELGKDCGLDIENARMTLPLLKAISNAPSRVRADFEKELRRAVTADFTMPGSAAPIKRFVADYGGVEDTFERAKSHIAKAKKAISSFPSGNYKDSLLTLADFAAERSH from the coding sequence ATGCGAACGGCGCCCATCATATCGGAGGAGATGCGTCTGGTTGAGGAGGAGATTGCGAGGAACTGCGTCTCCGGCGCCGACCTTGTCAACAGCGTTTCATCATACATAGCGGGCGGCGGAGGCAAACGTCTCCGCCCGTCCGTGCTGCTGCTTTCAAGCGGCCTGTGCGGGCTTGAGGAGGGGGACGGCAGAATAGCGTGCGCCGCCGCCGTGGAGCTTACGCACATAGCGTCCCTGCTTCACGATGATGTTGTGGACAACGCTTCAATGCGGCGGGGGCGGAAGTCCTCCAATGCGGTTTGGGGCAACAAAAGCCCGGTTCTTACGGGCGACATGCTGCTCATCAGGGCTATGAATCTAATCCTTTCGTGCGGCGACATGAAACTTGCCGGGGTTTACTGCGCGGCGGCGGAAAGGATGATAGAGGGCGAGGCGTTTGAGGTTATGGGGGGCAAGGAAATGCTGGAAATGGATGAGAGTTCCTGCATGCGCATCATCACCGAAAAGACCGCGTCTCTGATAGAGTGCTGCGCGGTGATGGGCGCAATGCTCGCCGGGGAGGCAAACGGCAGGGCCGAGGCGCTTGCGGGCTACGGGCTTAACCTCGGCATAGCGTTCCAGCTTGCCGATGACGCCCTTGATTACTGCTCCACGACGGAGGAACTGGGCAAGGACTGCGGGCTTGACATAGAAAACGCCAGAATGACCCTGCCGCTCCTCAAGGCCATATCAAACGCCCCGTCCCGTGTCCGGGCGGATTTTGAAAAGGAGTTGCGGCGCGCCGTCACCGCCGATTTTACAATGCCCGGATCTGCCGCCCCGATAAAGCGGTTTGTCGCCGACTACGGGGGAGTGGAAGACACCTTTGAGCGGGCGAAAAGCCACATAGCGAAAGCCAAAAAGGCGATATCGTCATTTCCCTCCGGTAACTACAAGGATTCCCTTCTGACGCTTGCGGACTTCGCGGCGGAAAGAAGCCATTAA
- a CDS encoding FTR1 family protein produces MKKSVFVFALILGAAGEAVASPAVIPGSGAMAFAGSFSIIVRESLEAVLIITAMVAALSSIGSRGYVKFVHLGWMAALAAGGVTWWATAELIRVTEAQAGLVEGITSLLAAAVLFYVSYWLISKVEAGKWKKYIDSKVTEAAGAGNATAIMSVAFLAVYREALETVLFFRALLFEAVSVRPVLWGLVAGAAVAGVLSVAVFKFSMRLPVRYLFSITGIGLCALSFMLAGKGIHELQEVGLVSETVAGFVPRLGVLGIYPTYETLVPQAIIAAALALAAVKVSAVLSDKGAGKET; encoded by the coding sequence TTGAAGAAATCGGTGTTTGTTTTTGCTTTAATTTTGGGGGCGGCGGGCGAGGCGGTTGCCTCTCCGGCGGTTATACCGGGGTCGGGGGCGATGGCGTTTGCCGGTTCGTTCTCAATCATAGTGCGTGAATCTCTGGAGGCGGTTTTGATAATCACCGCGATGGTTGCGGCGCTCTCCTCAATCGGGTCGCGCGGGTATGTGAAGTTTGTTCATCTCGGCTGGATGGCGGCGCTTGCCGCCGGGGGCGTCACATGGTGGGCGACCGCCGAACTCATCAGGGTTACCGAAGCGCAGGCGGGACTGGTGGAGGGCATTACCTCGTTGCTCGCCGCCGCGGTTCTGTTTTATGTCAGTTACTGGCTCATATCAAAGGTTGAGGCCGGGAAATGGAAGAAATACATAGACTCCAAGGTTACCGAAGCCGCCGGGGCGGGCAACGCGACGGCGATAATGTCCGTGGCGTTTCTCGCCGTTTACCGCGAGGCGCTTGAGACCGTGCTGTTTTTCCGCGCGCTGCTTTTTGAGGCGGTGTCCGTCCGTCCGGTTCTGTGGGGGCTTGTTGCGGGCGCGGCGGTAGCGGGCGTTCTGTCGGTCGCCGTATTCAAGTTTTCCATGCGCCTGCCCGTCCGGTATCTGTTTTCCATAACGGGCATCGGGCTGTGCGCTCTCAGTTTCATGCTTGCGGGCAAGGGCATCCATGAACTTCAGGAGGTCGGGCTTGTCTCCGAAACGGTCGCGGGTTTTGTTCCGCGCCTCGGAGTCCTCGGCATTTACCCGACATACGAGACTCTGGTTCCCCAGGCGATTATCGCCGCCGCGCTGGCGCTTGCCGCCGTGAAGGTGTCCGCCGTGCTTTCGGACAAAGGCGCGGGAAAGGAAACGTAG
- the cobT gene encoding nicotinate-nucleotide--dimethylbenzimidazole phosphoribosyltransferase: protein MGLIEETASAVSPPDRRVYEKALRRCDTLTKPPGSLGVLEDTAARIAAITGRDRPRAQKKAVAVFAADHGVAQEGVSAFPKEVTRQMVNNFLSGGAAVNVLARLVGADVFIVDAGVDFDFPSGGVISRKTAKGTRNFAKRAAMTREQAVRSVEAGIETAFDIADGGYQIAAPGDMGIGNTTSAAAVICASYGVSPKDITGAGTGLGPAGVREKAGVVSRALKKHFPRFPNAPRPDALEILRKVGGFEIGAAAGMMVGLAARRIPVVADGFVIASAVCLAVSLCPAVAEYLFFSHKSSEKGHAKTLRLLGKTAPMDLGMRLGEGTGALIMFPVIDAALALFNRMATFESAGVSRAPR from the coding sequence TTGGGGCTTATTGAAGAAACCGCCTCCGCAGTTTCCCCGCCCGACCGGCGGGTGTATGAAAAGGCGCTCCGGCGCTGCGACACACTTACAAAACCGCCCGGCAGTCTGGGCGTTCTTGAAGACACCGCCGCAAGGATAGCGGCAATCACCGGACGCGACCGGCCCCGCGCGCAAAAGAAGGCGGTGGCGGTTTTCGCCGCCGACCACGGCGTTGCGCAGGAGGGCGTGAGCGCCTTTCCGAAAGAGGTAACGCGGCAGATGGTGAATAACTTCCTTTCCGGCGGGGCGGCGGTGAACGTTCTTGCCCGCCTTGTCGGCGCGGACGTGTTTATCGTGGACGCGGGGGTGGATTTTGATTTTCCGTCCGGCGGCGTTATCTCAAGGAAAACGGCAAAGGGAACGCGCAATTTTGCAAAGCGCGCCGCAATGACGCGGGAGCAGGCGGTCAGGAGCGTTGAGGCGGGAATTGAAACGGCTTTTGACATTGCGGACGGGGGTTATCAAATCGCCGCTCCGGGCGACATGGGAATAGGCAACACCACCAGCGCGGCGGCGGTGATATGCGCGTCATACGGGGTTTCCCCGAAGGACATTACCGGCGCGGGGACGGGCCTCGGCCCCGCCGGTGTAAGGGAAAAGGCGGGCGTTGTCTCCCGTGCGCTGAAGAAGCATTTTCCCCGGTTTCCAAACGCCCCGCGCCCGGACGCGCTTGAAATTCTGCGCAAGGTCGGCGGCTTTGAGATAGGCGCGGCGGCGGGCATGATGGTCGGGCTCGCCGCCCGCAGAATCCCCGTGGTGGCGGACGGGTTTGTCATCGCCTCCGCCGTGTGCCTTGCCGTCTCTCTCTGCCCCGCCGTTGCGGAATACCTGTTTTTTTCGCACAAGAGTTCGGAGAAGGGGCACGCGAAAACGCTCCGTCTGCTCGGAAAGACCGCGCCGATGGATTTGGGAATGCGCCTCGGAGAGGGCACGGGCGCGCTCATAATGTTTCCGGTAATAGACGCCGCGCTTGCCCTGTTCAACCGGATGGCGACCTTTGAGAGCGCGGGCGTCTCCCGCGCCCCCCGGTAG
- a CDS encoding methylmalonyl-CoA mutase family protein produces MSRSGATSKPKGGVFAPVSAAAWKKSVERDLRGSDYENLVWKPAGAFPDAPIEIEPFYCPENMKGLSLFPAPPPGTFPYTRETSAWEVCEDIPPSSPAASARMAREAVEGGAEGVLFREAKANTPAQISKLLSGIDPARTGVRFAPKGTGIAQARALAEFFEESGVKKPRGFVLCDPLGAGKPGEMKSLAAIVKEFDKTAGGFGCVGVRAAEFHEAGAEPVEEAAFALALGAEYLCALSALGTPHRAAARAMVFHFAVGSAFFLEAAKIRAARAVWAHIVEKFDRRADGRMTVHATPSAINKPADDPETNILRATCETMAAVAGGGGSISVPAYDAACAPPSARSQAVSRNIQLILRDECGLGAVADPCAGSYYADTLTDKVADAVLNLFLEIEKRGGFARCMKDGFISGRLKRSAKLRAERVSSGEETLVGVNKYRAGGAK; encoded by the coding sequence ATGAGTCGGTCCGGCGCAACCTCAAAACCCAAAGGGGGCGTATTTGCCCCCGTATCCGCGGCGGCATGGAAGAAATCCGTGGAAAGAGACCTCAGGGGTTCGGATTACGAAAATCTGGTCTGGAAACCGGCGGGCGCGTTTCCGGACGCCCCGATTGAGATTGAACCGTTTTACTGCCCGGAGAATATGAAGGGGCTGTCCCTGTTTCCCGCCCCGCCCCCCGGAACTTTTCCATACACCCGCGAGACCTCCGCGTGGGAGGTTTGCGAGGACATCCCGCCCTCATCCCCCGCCGCCTCGGCGCGCATGGCGCGCGAAGCGGTTGAAGGCGGCGCGGAAGGAGTTCTGTTCAGGGAGGCAAAGGCAAACACCCCGGCGCAAATTTCAAAACTGCTGTCCGGAATTGACCCCGCGCGGACGGGCGTCCGTTTTGCCCCCAAAGGGACTGGAATCGCGCAAGCCCGCGCCCTCGCGGAGTTTTTTGAAGAATCGGGCGTCAAAAAGCCACGCGGATTTGTCCTGTGCGACCCGCTGGGAGCGGGGAAACCCGGAGAGATGAAGTCTCTCGCCGCCATCGTGAAAGAGTTTGACAAAACGGCGGGGGGGTTCGGTTGTGTCGGCGTCCGGGCGGCGGAGTTTCATGAGGCGGGGGCGGAGCCGGTTGAAGAGGCGGCGTTTGCGCTCGCGCTCGGAGCGGAATACCTGTGCGCGCTTTCCGCGCTCGGAACACCCCACCGTGCGGCGGCGCGGGCAATGGTTTTCCATTTTGCGGTCGGCTCGGCTTTCTTTCTTGAGGCGGCAAAAATCAGAGCCGCGCGCGCCGTGTGGGCGCACATAGTGGAAAAGTTTGACCGCCGCGCGGACGGCCGCATGACCGTCCATGCAACCCCTTCGGCAATCAACAAGCCGGCGGACGACCCCGAAACCAACATACTGCGGGCGACATGCGAAACCATGGCGGCGGTCGCCGGGGGGGGCGGGTCAATATCCGTCCCCGCGTATGACGCGGCGTGCGCTCCGCCCTCCGCGCGCTCTCAGGCGGTTTCAAGAAACATTCAACTTATACTGAGGGACGAGTGCGGCCTCGGCGCGGTCGCAGACCCGTGCGCGGGCTCCTACTATGCGGACACGCTTACGGACAAGGTTGCGGACGCCGTGCTCAACCTGTTCCTTGAGATTGAAAAACGGGGCGGTTTTGCCCGCTGCATGAAAGACGGCTTCATAAGCGGGCGGCTCAAACGGAGCGCAAAACTGAGGGCGGAGCGCGTCTCATCGGGAGAAGAGACGCTTGTCGGCGTCAACAAATACCGGGCGGGAGGCGCAAAGTGA
- the scpA gene encoding methylmalonyl-CoA mutase encodes MRLRRGAAEKGRRKGREWETPENVKVKDVFTAADTRGLSHTKGAAAGEPPFLRGPYSTMYAVRPWTVRQYAGFSTAAESNRFYKKNLAAGQKGLSVAFDLPTHRGYDSDHPRVVGDVGKAGVAVDSAEDMKRLFDGIPLDEISVSMTMNGAVLPVMAFYIVAAKESNVPGEKLSGTIQNDILKEFMVRNTYIYPPAFSMRIIADIFKYTSKHMPRFNCISVSGYHMQEAGATADIELAYTLADGIEYVRAGLSAGLKVDDFAPRISFFWGIGMNHFMEIAKMRAGRILWAEMMSAFSPQNPKSLALRTHCQTSGWSLAEQFPYNNIVRTCTEAFAAAMGGTQSLHTNALDEAIALPTDFSARVARNTQLYIQEETGICRAIDPWGGSFYLESLTGSIARRARALIAEVEKLGGMAAAIETGIPKMRIEEAAAKKQARIDSGKETIVGVNRFVRKEEGRIELLEVDNTAVRREQVKSIAAIKKRRDSKAVAAALDKITRSAKTGRGNLLALAVEAASLRATLGEISDACEKVCGRYTPAVRTISGVYSSEIGGNGAFEEARSLTDRFAGIEGRRPRILIAKTGQDGHDRGAKVIATSFADMGFEVEIGPLFSTPEEVTRLAIDEDVHIVGVSSLAAGHKTLIPAVIAGLKKQGREDIAVVAGGVIPKRDYAFLRKAGVSHIFGPGTVISSAAAEIMKPLVEARLERSEG; translated from the coding sequence ATACGCCTCCGCCGCGGAGCGGCTGAAAAAGGGCGGCGCAAGGGGCGTGAGTGGGAAACGCCCGAAAACGTGAAGGTCAAAGATGTCTTTACGGCGGCGGACACGCGCGGCCTCTCCCACACAAAGGGCGCGGCGGCGGGCGAGCCGCCGTTTCTCAGGGGCCCCTACTCCACCATGTATGCCGTCCGCCCGTGGACGGTGAGGCAGTATGCGGGCTTCTCCACCGCCGCAGAGTCAAACAGGTTTTACAAAAAAAACCTCGCCGCCGGACAAAAGGGGCTTTCGGTCGCGTTTGACCTTCCGACCCACCGGGGATACGACTCCGACCATCCGAGGGTTGTGGGCGATGTGGGAAAGGCGGGTGTCGCGGTGGACAGCGCCGAGGATATGAAGCGGCTTTTTGACGGCATACCGCTTGATGAAATTTCGGTCTCAATGACAATGAACGGCGCGGTGCTGCCCGTTATGGCATTTTACATAGTGGCGGCAAAGGAGAGCAATGTTCCCGGTGAAAAACTGTCCGGCACCATCCAGAACGACATACTCAAAGAGTTTATGGTCAGAAACACCTACATATACCCGCCCGCATTCTCAATGCGCATAATCGCCGACATTTTCAAATACACCTCAAAACACATGCCCCGTTTCAACTGCATAAGCGTAAGCGGCTACCACATGCAGGAGGCGGGCGCGACCGCGGACATTGAACTGGCATACACGCTTGCGGACGGCATTGAATACGTGCGCGCGGGGCTGAGCGCGGGACTGAAGGTTGACGACTTCGCGCCCAGAATATCGTTTTTCTGGGGAATCGGCATGAACCACTTTATGGAGATTGCCAAGATGAGGGCGGGCAGAATCCTGTGGGCGGAGATGATGAGCGCCTTCTCGCCTCAAAATCCCAAATCGCTCGCGCTCAGAACCCACTGCCAGACCTCCGGTTGGAGCCTCGCGGAGCAGTTTCCCTACAACAACATTGTGCGAACCTGCACGGAGGCGTTTGCCGCCGCGATGGGCGGAACGCAGTCACTGCACACAAACGCCCTTGACGAAGCGATTGCGCTACCGACGGATTTTTCAGCCCGCGTGGCGCGCAACACCCAGCTTTACATACAGGAGGAAACCGGAATATGCCGCGCGATAGACCCGTGGGGCGGCTCTTTTTATCTGGAGAGCCTGACCGGTTCCATAGCGCGGCGGGCGCGCGCCCTTATTGCCGAGGTTGAAAAACTGGGCGGAATGGCGGCGGCGATTGAGACGGGCATCCCGAAGATGAGGATTGAGGAAGCCGCCGCCAAAAAGCAGGCGCGAATAGATTCGGGAAAAGAAACCATAGTGGGCGTCAACAGGTTCGTCCGGAAAGAGGAAGGGCGGATTGAACTGCTTGAGGTTGACAACACTGCGGTGCGGCGCGAGCAGGTAAAGAGCATTGCCGCAATCAAAAAGAGGCGCGACTCAAAAGCCGTTGCCGCCGCGCTTGACAAAATAACCCGCTCGGCAAAAACGGGGCGCGGAAACCTGCTTGCCCTCGCCGTGGAGGCCGCCTCGCTGCGCGCCACTCTGGGGGAAATCTCGGACGCATGCGAGAAGGTTTGCGGACGCTACACCCCCGCCGTGCGCACCATATCGGGGGTTTACTCCTCGGAGATAGGCGGCAACGGCGCGTTTGAGGAGGCGCGGTCGCTGACAGACCGCTTTGCCGGCATTGAGGGAAGACGCCCCCGCATCCTCATCGCGAAAACCGGACAGGACGGCCACGACAGGGGCGCAAAGGTGATAGCGACCAGTTTTGCGGACATGGGCTTTGAGGTGGAGATAGGGCCTCTGTTTTCCACGCCCGAAGAGGTAACGCGCCTCGCGATTGACGAGGATGTGCACATTGTGGGCGTTTCAAGCCTTGCGGCGGGACACAAAACCCTCATACCGGCGGTCATCGCCGGGCTCAAAAAACAGGGGCGCGAAGACATAGCGGTGGTGGCGGGCGGCGTGATACCTAAGAGAGATTACGCCTTTCTCCGCAAAGCGGGCGTGTCGCACATATTCGGGCCCGGCACGGTCATATCGTCCGCCGCGGCGGAGATAATGAAACCCCTTGTGGAGGCGCGGCTTGAACGTTCCGAAGGTTGA